The DNA region CACACGGCTCGCGCCGGTGATGACCGTGCTCACGAACGGATTCTTCAAACACCATGCCAGCGCCAGTTGGGACATGGTTGCGCCGAGTTCGTTTGCAATCGGCTCCAATGCGGCTACCTTTTCAAGTTTTTCCTTGTCTTCCATGCGAGACTTCAGCCAGTCGTTCAACGCTGCGCGGCTGTCCTTTGGAATGCCTTTGTTGTACTTGCCCGAAAGCAGACCCGAAGCCAGCGGACTCCACGTGGTCGTGCCGTAGCCATATTCCTTATAAAAGCGGACGTAATCGCCTTCGAGCCGTCCGCGTTCGAACAGGTTATACTGCGGCTGTTCAACGACAGGTTTGTGCAAATGGTGACGTTCTGCAATTTGAATGGCTTCGACGATCTCTGATGCCGCCCACTCGGACGTACCCCAATACATCGCCTTGCCCCACTCGATGATATTGTGCATCGCCCAGACCGTCTCTTCGATGGGTGTAGTCGCGTCCGGGCGGTGGCAGTAGATCAGATCCACGTAATCCATTTGCAGGCGTTCGAGCGAACCGTTGATGCCTTCGATCAGGCGTTTGCGGTTGAGCGTGTATTTCTCGTTGACCTTGTCATGCAAGCCCCAGTAGAACTTGGTGGAAATGAGGTAGCTGCCGCGCCGCCAGCCGAGTTTCTTCAATGCTGCGCCCATCACCTCTTCCGATTTGCCCTTGGCGTATGCCTCGGCATTATCGAAAAAGTTCACACCCAGATCGTACGCCGCCGCCATCATTTCCGCCGCGGCATCCACATCCGCCTGGTTGTGGAACGTGATCCATGACCCCAAAGACAATTCACTCACCTGAATTCCAGTTTTGCCCAAATGACGATATTTCATTGTGCCTCCAAATATTTTTTATACTGTGAAACATGGTCCCGCAGTATTTTTACATTATTAATTGATCTTTCACACAGCCTGCTGGCGCACTACGGAGAACATATAAACATCCTCAATACTTTTGCCCAGAGGGTATTTCCTTAGCAAGCCTTCTTGAATAAATCCAGTTTTCAAAAGCGCCTTCTGCGACCGGGCATTTTCTACATGGACAATTGCCTGAATTCTATCCAATTCCATCACATCGAACCCGAATTTCACAACACCTTCCACGGCTTCAACGGCATACCCGTTCCCCCAATGTTTCTCCCAAATATAATAGGAAATTTCCGCCGCTTTCTTGTTGGTAAAACCGCCGAGGTCGATTCTGCCGACACTCTCACGGGGATTTTTCTTCTTTGTGATGAGCCAGGTAATCACGATTTTTTTCTTCAACAATCTGTCATTGATATTTCTCAACCAATTGTTGACGCTTTTCTGGTCTGCGCCAAGCAACAACACGCCTCCGAGATATTGTTGGACTGAGTCTTTCGAAAATTCTTCCCTATAAGCGGGAATGTCATCGACCGTAAACGCCCGTAACATCAGGCGCTCTGTATGAAGGACCGGCGTTTTCTTGAATGCATCAGCGAACATGGGTGCTTTTCCGTGCTTTCATAACTTTACAACGCGTTTCCCAACCCCATTATAATCATCTCATGCGAAAAAAACTGCTGCTGTTCGCCATGGTACTGTCTGCATGCGGCGCGCCCGTCTCCACACCCGATGCAGACGTTTCGCTCATGCCCTACCTTACCGCCACGTCCGCGCCGACCACCACGCCGGACGTTCTTGTCATCATCGA from Anaerolineales bacterium includes:
- a CDS encoding aldo/keto reductase, whose product is MKYRHLGKTGIQVSELSLGSWITFHNQADVDAAAEMMAAAYDLGVNFFDNAEAYAKGKSEEVMGAALKKLGWRRGSYLISTKFYWGLHDKVNEKYTLNRKRLIEGINGSLERLQMDYVDLIYCHRPDATTPIEETVWAMHNIIEWGKAMYWGTSEWAASEIVEAIQIAERHHLHKPVVEQPQYNLFERGRLEGDYVRFYKEYGYGTTTWSPLASGLLSGKYNKGIPKDSRAALNDWLKSRMEDKEKLEKVAALEPIANELGATMSQLALAWCLKNPFVSTVITGASRVEQVHENMKAGVIAEKITPEFMERIDEILGLKKKGEDDD
- a CDS encoding GNAT family protein — protein: MFADAFKKTPVLHTERLMLRAFTVDDIPAYREEFSKDSVQQYLGGVLLLGADQKSVNNWLRNINDRLLKKKIVITWLITKKKNPRESVGRIDLGGFTNKKAAEISYYIWEKHWGNGYAVEAVEGVVKFGFDVMELDRIQAIVHVENARSQKALLKTGFIQEGLLRKYPLGKSIEDVYMFSVVRQQAV